In Deinococcus puniceus, one genomic interval encodes:
- a CDS encoding 30S ribosomal protein S1 yields the protein MEDNTQTPAHQDGTQPTTGTEAMDTAAMDTAQADTATTAEATSPEAAPAAEVVAAPAAAPQAEEREYPAMTMEDILASEAQEPQSVSRGDIVDGTVVFIGQDGIAVDIGAKVEGVIPLNQIGEEPVTLEQAQELYKSGDKIEAYVVRVDLPNSQIVLSKKRADQDKGWRVLEKMEAENEAFEVDVLEKVRGGLVAQVEGIRAFLPASQVDTRRVNDLDPFVGHPLMVKLIELNRKRNRVIISHRAIMEAQKAKAREATVGQLEAGAQFEGEVVEITDFGVFVNLGGIDGLVHRSELTYGRFNHPRDVVKVGDKVQVQVIDVDEGRERINLSMKALTQDPWEGAVDRYSIGQKVKGKVTNLTNFGAFIELESGLEGLVHVSEMSWTKRVRHPNEVMKEGDEVEAVILRIDPKDRRISLGIRQTTDDPWSALPDRYPPGTQVKGKITGMTDFGVFMEIEEGIEGLIHISELDTARVNNPADLFKKGDEIEAVILNIDPVEQRASLSRRRFLGGGAPPRDYVSQGGGARSDRFGAGPSGAPSRGGQGGGAGGRGGRRGDSDYAFNAKDASQGGKISTKLGDVYADLFAQFGLSNDKKDDVQPVAAPEAVAPETDTQKSE from the coding sequence ATGGAAGACAACACCCAGACCCCCGCCCATCAGGACGGGACTCAGCCCACGACGGGCACCGAAGCGATGGACACCGCAGCGATGGACACGGCTCAGGCGGACACCGCCACGACGGCGGAGGCGACTTCTCCGGAGGCCGCGCCCGCTGCCGAAGTGGTTGCTGCCCCCGCCGCAGCCCCTCAAGCCGAGGAACGCGAATACCCCGCCATGACCATGGAGGACATCCTCGCCAGTGAGGCGCAGGAACCCCAGAGCGTCTCGCGTGGCGACATCGTGGACGGCACAGTCGTGTTCATCGGTCAGGACGGCATCGCCGTAGATATCGGCGCGAAGGTTGAAGGCGTCATTCCCCTCAACCAGATCGGCGAAGAACCCGTAACTCTCGAGCAGGCGCAGGAGCTGTACAAGTCCGGCGACAAGATCGAGGCGTATGTGGTTCGCGTAGACCTGCCCAACAGCCAGATCGTGCTGAGCAAAAAGCGCGCCGATCAGGACAAGGGCTGGCGCGTGCTGGAAAAGATGGAAGCTGAGAACGAGGCCTTTGAAGTCGACGTGCTTGAAAAAGTACGCGGCGGCTTGGTCGCGCAGGTGGAAGGCATTCGTGCGTTCCTGCCCGCCTCGCAGGTGGACACCCGCCGCGTGAACGATCTCGATCCCTTCGTCGGCCACCCCCTGATGGTCAAGCTGATCGAGTTGAACCGCAAGCGCAACCGCGTGATCATCAGCCACCGCGCCATCATGGAAGCCCAGAAAGCCAAGGCCCGTGAAGCCACGGTGGGTCAGCTGGAAGCCGGAGCGCAGTTCGAGGGCGAAGTCGTCGAGATCACCGATTTCGGCGTGTTCGTGAACCTCGGCGGCATCGATGGTCTGGTTCACCGCAGCGAGTTGACCTACGGGCGTTTTAACCACCCCCGTGACGTGGTCAAGGTGGGCGACAAGGTTCAAGTTCAGGTCATTGACGTGGACGAAGGCCGCGAGCGCATCAACCTGAGCATGAAGGCCCTGACGCAAGACCCTTGGGAAGGTGCCGTAGACCGCTACAGCATCGGCCAGAAGGTCAAGGGCAAGGTTACCAACCTGACCAACTTCGGCGCGTTCATCGAGCTGGAGTCGGGCCTCGAGGGTCTGGTACACGTCAGCGAAATGAGCTGGACGAAGCGCGTGCGTCATCCCAACGAGGTCATGAAGGAAGGCGACGAAGTGGAAGCCGTCATCTTGCGAATTGATCCCAAGGATCGCCGCATCAGCCTCGGTATTCGTCAGACCACCGACGATCCCTGGAGTGCGCTGCCTGACCGCTACCCCCCCGGTACGCAGGTCAAGGGCAAGATCACCGGCATGACCGATTTCGGCGTGTTCATGGAGATCGAGGAAGGCATCGAGGGCCTGATTCACATCAGCGAACTCGATACCGCCCGCGTCAACAACCCCGCCGACCTGTTCAAGAAGGGCGACGAGATTGAAGCCGTGATCCTGAACATCGACCCCGTGGAGCAGCGTGCGAGCCTCAGCCGTCGCCGCTTCCTCGGTGGCGGCGCGCCCCCACGCGACTACGTCAGCCAAGGCGGTGGCGCTCGCAGCGACCGCTTCGGCGCAGGCCCCAGCGGCGCTCCTAGCCGTGGCGGTCAGGGCGGCGGCGCAGGTGGACGCGGTGGCCGTCGTGGCGACAGCGATTACGCTTTCAACGCGAAGGACGCCTCTCAGGGCGGCAAGATCAGCACCAAGCTTGGCGACGTGTACGCCGACTTGTTTGCCCAGTTCGGCCTGAGCAACGACAAGAAAGACGACGTTCAGCCTGTAGCGGCTCCCGAAGCCGTAGCCCCCGAAACCGATACTCAGAAAAGCGAGTAA
- a CDS encoding phage holin family protein — MEERKSMGGAIVDVFDAAVTLVKSEISGVARRVGDVAKAKGIGVVLLLAASGPLILGLIFLILAVYFGLVRLGLGWWAAALLIALFSFALTGALVFLGIKRLGAEVKTDDASARRSGPMTEDEMLEARYQAEQKALKDGQKTEAKTTGAPVTQTSGTAGGYKVADTGSKPATYVPGGKSIETPAATQTHSTPKNEPGRSNTTGGVDMTRDPDLHTAGETRVISESEGRATIRVEGGTTTIPVFESKPDGEAQVYGSGLNKKIDGSDTHEDSSGHGNADHSADDGGGHSGGHGHGGHAHDPNIQHPVVLKDAPGIKVSTTPTYRDEMDKDSVNVNKKES, encoded by the coding sequence ATGGAAGAACGCAAGAGTATGGGGGGCGCAATCGTCGACGTGTTCGACGCTGCCGTCACCCTCGTGAAGTCTGAAATCAGCGGCGTGGCCCGCCGGGTCGGAGACGTTGCCAAAGCCAAAGGCATCGGCGTGGTGTTGCTGCTCGCCGCCTCTGGCCCGCTCATTCTGGGCCTGATCTTCCTGATTTTGGCCGTGTATTTCGGCCTCGTTCGCCTCGGCCTCGGCTGGTGGGCGGCGGCCCTGCTGATCGCCCTGTTCAGCTTCGCCCTCACGGGTGCGCTGGTGTTTCTGGGCATCAAACGGCTGGGCGCAGAGGTCAAGACCGACGACGCTTCTGCCCGGCGCAGTGGCCCCATGACCGAAGACGAGATGCTGGAAGCCCGTTATCAGGCCGAGCAGAAGGCGCTGAAAGACGGCCAGAAGACCGAAGCGAAAACCACCGGAGCGCCCGTAACGCAAACCAGCGGGACGGCAGGCGGCTACAAGGTGGCCGATACCGGCTCCAAGCCCGCCACCTACGTGCCCGGCGGCAAGAGCATCGAAACGCCCGCCGCCACCCAGACCCACAGCACGCCCAAAAATGAACCGGGCCGCAGCAACACCACTGGCGGCGTAGACATGACCCGTGACCCTGATCTGCACACCGCCGGAGAAACCCGCGTGATCTCCGAGAGCGAGGGCCGGGCCACCATCCGCGTGGAGGGCGGCACCACCACGATTCCGGTGTTCGAGAGCAAGCCCGACGGTGAGGCACAGGTGTACGGCAGCGGCCTGAACAAAAAAATTGACGGCAGCGACACCCACGAGGACAGCAGCGGTCACGGCAACGCAGACCACAGCGCCGACGATGGCGGCGGACACAGTGGCGGGCACGGACACGGCGGCCACGCCCACGATCCCAACATTCAACACCCGGTGGTCTTGAAGGACGCGCCCGGCATCAAGGTCAGCACCACGCCCACCTACCGCGACGAGATGGACAAAGACAGTGTCAATGTCAACAAAAAGGAGAGCTGA
- a CDS encoding class I SAM-dependent methyltransferase gives MSLPRHLKETLNSAAHSGPSLSVAQRSNLWPVTAWGYAWWRAHSLTLLGGQAFGLEREAALFSNLCRPQPSQSWLDAGTSTGFYAGVLARAGCRVLAADLSGPMLAEAQRREPSHQPSEQMDGGQIDWAMLNLEASGLPDASFDGVTVGATLNETNDPARFLRELVRLTRPGGQLWLMYLPRTAGPLQTLLSTPALGGLSFHDPAWVARQLPGCQRTDLLHVGAVVFERYEKVGAARLG, from the coding sequence ATGAGTCTGCCGCGTCACCTCAAAGAAACCCTGAACTCTGCTGCACACTCCGGGCCAAGCCTGAGTGTGGCCCAGCGCAGCAATCTCTGGCCTGTCACGGCGTGGGGCTATGCGTGGTGGCGGGCGCATTCCCTCACCTTGTTGGGGGGGCAGGCCTTTGGTTTAGAGCGGGAAGCAGCCCTTTTTAGCAACCTCTGCCGCCCTCAACCCAGCCAAAGTTGGCTAGATGCGGGCACCAGCACCGGCTTTTATGCGGGGGTGCTGGCCCGTGCGGGCTGCCGAGTTCTAGCTGCCGACCTGAGCGGCCCCATGTTGGCCGAAGCCCAGCGGCGCGAACCCAGTCATCAACCCAGTGAGCAGATGGACGGCGGCCAGATCGATTGGGCCATGCTGAACTTAGAGGCCAGCGGCTTGCCTGATGCTTCTTTTGACGGTGTGACGGTGGGAGCGACCCTGAATGAAACCAACGATCCGGCCCGCTTCTTGCGGGAACTCGTCCGCCTGACCCGCCCCGGTGGGCAACTGTGGTTGATGTACCTGCCGCGCACGGCTGGCCCGCTGCAAACCCTGCTGAGTACGCCCGCATTAGGCGGTCTGTCGTTCCACGATCCGGCGTGGGTGGCGCGGCAGTTGCCCGGCTGTCAGCGCACCGATTTGTTGCATGTGGGCGCAGTCGTGTTCGAGCGCTACGAAAAAGTGGGAGCCGCACGCCTCGGCTGA
- a CDS encoding phytoene/squalene synthase family protein translates to MTTNATPLPPAQTCLADAVAHCRDVTRLHSKTFYLGSRFFPAQERAAVWAVYAACRDGDDIADELTGHDAVTQLDGWWARMQVAFAGLPDPQPDGTHPIDTALSWAAQTYPIPLSAFGELHEGLRMDLNGHSYQTMDDLTLYCRRVAGVVGFMIAPISGYSGGERTLQHALMLGQAMQLTNILRDVGEDLERGRVYLPADLMTEYGVSGADLQRGIVTPEYRALMRHLSALARDWYKQGRTGIPMLHGSARLAVQTAARAYEGILDDLERADFDNFRRRAYVSGPRKLLMLPQAWWELRGFMARA, encoded by the coding sequence GTGACGACCAACGCCACCCCCCTGCCCCCTGCCCAGACGTGCCTTGCCGACGCCGTGGCGCACTGCCGGGACGTGACGCGCCTGCACAGCAAAACCTTTTACTTGGGTTCGCGCTTTTTCCCGGCGCAGGAGCGGGCCGCCGTGTGGGCTGTGTACGCCGCCTGCCGCGACGGAGATGACATTGCCGACGAACTGACGGGCCATGACGCCGTGACCCAGTTGGACGGCTGGTGGGCGCGCATGCAGGTTGCCTTTGCCGGGCTGCCCGACCCACAGCCAGACGGCACGCACCCGATAGACACGGCGCTGTCGTGGGCGGCGCAGACCTACCCCATTCCCCTGTCGGCCTTCGGGGAACTGCACGAGGGCCTGAGAATGGACTTGAACGGCCACAGCTACCAGACGATGGACGACCTGACCCTGTATTGCCGCCGGGTGGCAGGCGTCGTGGGCTTCATGATCGCGCCCATCAGCGGCTACAGCGGCGGCGAACGCACCTTGCAGCATGCGCTGATGCTGGGGCAGGCCATGCAACTGACCAACATCTTGCGCGACGTGGGCGAAGACCTGGAGCGAGGGCGCGTGTACCTGCCCGCCGACCTGATGACCGAATACGGCGTGTCGGGGGCAGATCTGCAACGCGGAATAGTGACGCCCGAATACCGTGCCCTGATGCGCCACCTGTCGGCGTTGGCCCGCGACTGGTACAAGCAGGGCCGCACCGGAATTCCTATGCTGCACGGCAGCGCCCGCCTTGCCGTACAAACTGCCGCCCGCGCCTACGAGGGCATTCTGGACGACCTCGAACGCGCCGACTTCGACAACTTCCGCCGCCGCGCCTACGTGAGTGGCCCCCGCAAACTGCTGATGCTGCCGCAAGCGTGGTGGGAACTGCGGGGCTTTATGGCGCGGGCGTAA
- the crtI gene encoding phytoene desaturase family protein, with amino-acid sequence MTHTPPSNPTQSNSTQRKTALIIGSGIGGLSLGIRLQSLGFNTTILEKLDAPGGRAYQKRTEDGYVFDMGPTVITVPHFIEELFALERDRAALTTPDYPAHVLENERVREGESGGPRTRDYVKLVPILPFYRIYFDDGTYFDYDGDPDSTRRQILELAPDDLAGYERFHKDAGAIFERGFLELGYTHFGDMPTMLRVVPDLMKLDAVRTLFSFTSKYFQSPKLRQVFSFETLLVGGNPLSVPAIYAMIHFVEKTWGIHYAMGGTGALVRAFVQKFEELGGQIRYGAEVERVLVSDAKGKPVKRPTGARVARGVALAGGEELHADITVSNGDWANLYLKLVPPQARLVNSDVRVRAARQSMSLLVIYFGFRRDGPNDRPLDLRHHNIILGPRYEELLTEIFGQKVLSKDFSQYLHVPTLTDPTLAPEGHHAAYTLVPVPHNASGLDWSVEGPKLVERVYDFLEERGYIPNLRERLTHSEYITPDYFEGTLDAYMGNAFGPEPTLIQSAYFRPHNRSEDVRNLYLVGAGAQPGAGTPSVMMSAKMTARLIAQDFGIHPDILGGPDEVAAQAEPDAVGAAD; translated from the coding sequence ATGACCCACACTCCCCCATCCAATCCCACCCAATCCAACTCCACCCAGCGCAAAACCGCCCTGATCATCGGCTCCGGCATCGGCGGCCTGAGCCTCGGCATCCGGCTGCAAAGCCTCGGATTTAATACCACCATTCTGGAAAAGCTGGACGCTCCGGGTGGGCGGGCCTACCAGAAACGCACCGAAGACGGCTACGTGTTCGACATGGGGCCAACCGTCATAACAGTGCCGCACTTTATTGAAGAATTGTTTGCGCTGGAACGTGACCGGGCCGCGCTGACCACGCCCGATTATCCGGCGCATGTGCTGGAAAACGAGAGAGTACGCGAAGGCGAGAGCGGCGGCCCGCGCACCCGCGACTACGTGAAACTGGTGCCGATTTTGCCCTTCTACCGCATCTACTTCGATGACGGCACCTATTTCGACTACGACGGCGACCCCGACTCCACCCGCCGCCAGATTCTGGAACTGGCCCCCGATGATCTGGCAGGCTACGAGCGCTTTCACAAGGACGCCGGAGCCATCTTCGAGCGCGGCTTTTTGGAACTGGGCTACACGCACTTTGGCGATATGCCGACCATGTTGCGCGTGGTGCCCGACCTTATGAAACTGGACGCCGTGCGAACGCTGTTCAGCTTTACCAGCAAGTATTTCCAGTCGCCCAAACTGCGGCAGGTGTTCAGCTTTGAAACGCTGCTGGTGGGCGGCAATCCCCTGAGCGTGCCCGCGATCTACGCCATGATTCACTTCGTCGAAAAGACATGGGGGATTCATTACGCGATGGGCGGCACAGGCGCGTTGGTACGGGCCTTCGTACAAAAGTTCGAGGAACTGGGCGGCCAGATACGCTACGGCGCGGAAGTGGAGCGCGTGCTGGTGAGCGACGCCAAAGGCAAGCCAGTCAAACGGCCCACCGGGGCGCGGGTGGCGCGGGGCGTGGCGCTGGCGGGCGGCGAGGAACTGCACGCCGACATCACGGTCAGCAACGGCGACTGGGCCAACCTCTATCTGAAGCTGGTGCCGCCGCAAGCCCGCCTCGTCAACAGCGATGTGCGCGTGCGGGCCGCCCGCCAGAGCATGAGCCTGCTGGTCATCTACTTCGGATTTCGGCGCGACGGCCCCAACGACCGCCCGCTGGATTTGCGCCACCACAACATCATTCTGGGGCCACGTTACGAAGAACTGCTGACCGAAATCTTTGGTCAGAAGGTGCTGAGCAAGGACTTCAGCCAGTACTTGCATGTACCTACCCTGACTGACCCGACGTTGGCCCCGGAAGGCCACCACGCCGCCTATACGCTGGTGCCCGTGCCGCACAATGCCAGCGGCCTAGACTGGAGTGTAGAGGGGCCAAAACTGGTGGAGCGCGTTTACGACTTTCTGGAGGAACGGGGCTATATTCCCAACTTGCGGGAGCGCCTGACGCACAGCGAATACATCACGCCCGACTACTTTGAAGGCACGCTGGACGCCTATATGGGCAACGCCTTCGGGCCAGAGCCGACGCTGATCCAGAGCGCGTATTTCCGGCCCCACAACCGCAGCGAAGACGTGCGGAACCTGTATTTGGTGGGCGCGGGCGCACAGCCCGGTGCAGGCACCCCCAGCGTGATGATGAGCGCCAAGATGACAGCCCGCCTGATCGCGCAGGACTTCGGCATTCACCCAGACATTCTGGGCGGCCCGGACGAAGTGGCGGCGCAGGCGGAGCCGGACGCGGTGGGCGCGGCGGACTGA
- a CDS encoding M12 family metallopeptidase: MRSRLPAVLSLSALLAACSTAPQDTPQAVTTPTGAVAATAPETRPATLILEDGTRQQVTGIVRDGYLLLEDDIILADLNDLTPLGTYVIDTRLRWTARTIPYTFASNVPQAIRDRVAQAAATIGSTTNMIVKPRTTQSNYVQITYNTGTSCASGLGMTGGRQTITLADRCTTGTIIHEFGHTLGLFHEQTRPDRDQFVQIQWNNIPADWQSQYQIRSGSKGYGTYDFDSIMHYPATFDGKLAIKPLDASVDLNRMGQRNGYSTTDKANINFMYPR; this comes from the coding sequence ATGCGTTCACGATTGCCCGCCGTGTTGTCCCTGTCCGCGCTCTTGGCCGCCTGTTCCACGGCCCCCCAAGACACTCCTCAAGCCGTGACCACGCCCACCGGAGCTGTAGCTGCCACTGCACCCGAAACCCGGCCCGCCACCCTGATCTTGGAAGACGGCACGCGCCAACAGGTCACCGGAATCGTCAGAGACGGCTATCTGCTGCTGGAAGACGACATCATTCTGGCCGACCTGAACGACTTGACGCCGCTGGGAACGTATGTCATCGATACCCGCCTGCGCTGGACGGCCCGCACCATTCCGTATACCTTCGCCAGCAACGTTCCGCAGGCCATTCGTGACCGCGTGGCACAGGCCGCCGCCACCATCGGCAGCACCACCAACATGATCGTGAAGCCGCGTACCACTCAGAGCAACTACGTGCAAATCACGTACAACACAGGGACAAGCTGCGCCAGCGGCCTCGGCATGACGGGCGGACGGCAGACCATCACGCTGGCTGACCGCTGCACCACCGGTACCATCATTCACGAATTTGGGCACACGCTGGGCCTGTTCCATGAGCAGACCCGCCCTGACCGCGACCAGTTCGTGCAGATTCAGTGGAACAATATTCCCGCCGACTGGCAATCTCAGTACCAGATTCGCAGCGGCAGCAAAGGCTACGGCACCTACGACTTCGATTCCATCATGCACTACCCCGCCACCTTCGACGGCAAACTGGCGATCAAGCCGCTCGACGCCAGCGTAGACCTCAACCGCATGGGCCAGCGCAACGGCTACAGCACCACCGACAAGGCCAACATCAACTTCATGTACCCCCGCTAA
- a CDS encoding alpha/beta hydrolase, whose amino-acid sequence MTAESVVAAPAPESWSFDAPVKGYNWAAHTPTTRGTVLLAHGFGEYAGRYVDRYHTLIPTLQAAGFAVYGYDQRGHGASEGRRAVISAHKLTEDHLKAREALRALPGPLFAFGHSLGGLITASSIARDPRGLSGVILSSPALLVGENEPAWLKRLAPWLARIAPGLATTDLGTASLSRMQAEIDAYQADKSIYQGKVPVLTGASMLQLSAELWAHTARWNLPTLIVHGTEDKITDINGSRRLMQEAPAPDKRLVEIEGGYHELLNDECREEVRGLMVDWLRERTA is encoded by the coding sequence ATGACTGCTGAATCTGTGGTGGCCGCTCCCGCGCCCGAGTCTTGGAGTTTTGACGCCCCCGTGAAGGGCTACAACTGGGCCGCCCATACGCCCACCACACGCGGCACAGTGTTGTTGGCCCACGGCTTCGGAGAATACGCGGGGCGCTACGTAGACCGCTATCACACCCTGATCCCTACCTTGCAGGCGGCAGGCTTCGCTGTGTACGGCTACGATCAGCGCGGCCACGGAGCTTCGGAGGGGCGGCGAGCGGTGATCAGCGCCCATAAGCTCACCGAAGACCACTTGAAGGCGCGGGAAGCCTTGCGTGCGCTGCCGGGGCCGCTGTTCGCCTTCGGGCACTCGCTGGGCGGCCTGATTACCGCCAGCAGTATTGCCCGCGATCCGCGTGGACTCAGCGGCGTCATCTTGTCTAGCCCCGCCCTGTTGGTGGGCGAAAATGAACCCGCGTGGCTTAAGCGGTTGGCTCCGTGGTTGGCCCGCATCGCCCCCGGCCTCGCCACCACCGATCTCGGTACGGCGAGCCTGTCGCGGATGCAGGCTGAAATAGACGCGTATCAAGCCGACAAATCCATTTATCAGGGCAAAGTGCCTGTGCTGACCGGCGCGTCCATGCTGCAACTCAGTGCCGAACTGTGGGCGCACACCGCCCGCTGGAACCTGCCCACCCTGATCGTTCACGGCACCGAAGACAAGATCACCGACATCAACGGGAGTCGGCGTCTGATGCAGGAAGCGCCCGCCCCCGACAAGCGCCTCGTGGAGATTGAAGGCGGCTACCACGAACTGCTGAACGACGAGTGCCGGGAAGAAGTGCGCGGTCTGATGGTGGATTGGCTGCGGGAGCGGACGGCGTGA
- a CDS encoding OsmC family protein, producing MADIARKANAQWMGNLREGKGTISSGSGTLKDAQYSFGTRFENGVGTNPEELLAAAHAGCFTMQLSALLAAHGHDPQDVRTEATCEMVRDGAGFKISAMKLSVRGKVGNIDDAEFQKHVVQAAEVCPLSRVMKGNVEISYDAVLE from the coding sequence ATGGCAGATATCGCACGGAAGGCAAACGCGCAGTGGATGGGCAACCTGCGCGAAGGCAAAGGCACCATCAGCAGCGGCAGCGGCACGCTGAAGGACGCCCAGTATTCCTTCGGCACGCGCTTTGAAAACGGCGTGGGCACCAACCCCGAAGAACTGTTGGCCGCCGCCCACGCAGGCTGCTTTACCATGCAGCTTTCGGCGCTGCTGGCCGCTCACGGGCACGATCCCCAAGACGTGCGTACCGAGGCCACCTGCGAAATGGTGCGCGACGGCGCAGGGTTCAAAATCAGCGCCATGAAACTGAGCGTGCGCGGCAAAGTCGGCAACATCGACGACGCCGAATTTCAGAAGCATGTGGTACAGGCCGCCGAAGTCTGCCCCCTCAGCCGCGTGATGAAGGGCAACGTAGAGATTAGTTACGACGCTGTATTGGAATAA
- a CDS encoding P-loop NTPase family protein — translation MPTLFYLIGPPASGKRTIGQLLERQTGAILLDNHLWSDPIFRACGVTGHHELPVGLGPLREQVRLAVMAAARLAPPSVSHIFTNYLTAEAKEEETFGGMAELAKARGAVFVPVVLTCDREELARRIDRPERQDRLKLKNPELLAALLDTRGAFGAPAGVPVLDTTELEPEAAARQIAALGGWKI, via the coding sequence ATGCCCACTCTCTTTTACCTGATCGGCCCTCCCGCTAGCGGCAAACGCACCATCGGGCAACTGCTGGAGCGGCAGACCGGAGCCATACTGCTGGACAACCACCTCTGGAGCGATCCGATTTTCCGGGCGTGCGGCGTGACCGGGCATCATGAATTGCCTGTTGGCCTCGGCCCACTGCGGGAGCAGGTGCGGTTGGCGGTGATGGCTGCGGCCCGCCTCGCACCGCCGTCTGTGAGCCACATCTTCACCAACTACCTGACAGCAGAGGCCAAAGAAGAGGAGACATTCGGGGGCATGGCAGAGTTGGCGAAGGCACGTGGGGCTGTGTTCGTGCCCGTTGTGCTGACCTGTGACCGCGAGGAACTGGCCCGCCGAATAGACCGCCCCGAACGGCAAGACCGCCTGAAGCTGAAGAATCCTGAATTGCTGGCTGCCCTGCTGGACACACGCGGCGCATTCGGCGCACCCGCTGGCGTGCCCGTGCTGGACACCACCGAGCTGGAGCCGGAAGCGGCGGCGCGGCAAATTGCGGCGTTGGGGGGCTGGAAGATTTAG